The proteins below come from a single Chlorogloeopsis sp. ULAP01 genomic window:
- the lipA gene encoding lipoyl synthase: MTVKPDWLRVKAPQWERVGNVKEILRDLALNTVCEEASCPNIGECFNAGTATFLIMGPACTRACPYCDIDFEKKPKPLDPTEPARLAEAVRRMKLNHVVITSVNRDDLPDGGASQFVDCIEGIRAISPNTTIEVLIPDLCGNWEALELILQAQPEVLNHNTETVPRLYRRVRPQGNYDRTLELLERSRQLAPWIYTKSGIMVGLGESDEEIRQVMRNLRSVDCDILTIGQYLQPSQKHLKVDGFIHPDQFAAWKAFGEELGFLQVVSSPLTRSSYHAEQVRELMARYPRRRGQGE; this comes from the coding sequence GTGACTGTAAAGCCAGACTGGTTGCGGGTAAAAGCGCCTCAATGGGAGCGTGTGGGTAATGTTAAGGAGATTTTGCGGGATTTAGCCCTGAATACGGTGTGCGAGGAAGCGTCCTGTCCGAATATTGGTGAGTGCTTCAATGCTGGTACGGCGACATTTTTGATTATGGGGCCAGCTTGTACGCGTGCTTGTCCTTACTGCGATATAGATTTTGAGAAAAAACCCAAACCCCTAGACCCGACGGAACCTGCACGACTGGCGGAAGCAGTACGCCGCATGAAGCTAAATCATGTGGTCATCACTTCTGTAAACCGTGATGATTTGCCGGATGGAGGTGCATCCCAGTTTGTTGATTGTATTGAAGGAATTCGCGCCATTTCACCCAACACTACCATTGAAGTATTAATTCCCGATCTGTGCGGTAATTGGGAAGCGCTGGAGTTAATTTTGCAAGCACAGCCAGAAGTTCTCAACCACAACACAGAAACGGTTCCGCGCTTGTATCGCCGCGTGCGTCCCCAAGGTAATTATGATCGCACGTTGGAATTACTGGAGCGTTCCCGCCAACTGGCACCGTGGATTTATACAAAATCCGGAATTATGGTGGGACTCGGCGAAAGCGATGAAGAAATTCGCCAAGTCATGAGAAATTTGCGATCGGTGGATTGTGATATTTTAACGATTGGGCAATACCTCCAACCCAGCCAAAAACATTTGAAAGTAGATGGATTTATCCACCCAGATCAATTTGCTGCCTGGAAAGCATTTGGCGAAGAATTGGGGTTTTTACAAGTTGTTTCTTCTCCATTGACTAGAAGCTCCTATCATGCAGAACAAGTCAGAGAATTGATGGCACGTTACCCCCGTAGAAGAGGACAAGGAGAGTGA
- a CDS encoding NAD(P)H-dependent glycerol-3-phosphate dehydrogenase — protein MTNSKSVVILGTGAWGSALATLASTNGHKVHVWSRRGSKTLAEVLEGADIILSAVSMKGVRDVVSGLKSLSLSPEIIFVTATKGLDPQTTCTPSQIWQEAFPHHPIVVLSGPNLSAEIQQELPAATVVASSVISAAEDVQLVFSSHRFRVYTNTDTLGVELGGTLKNVIAIAAGVCDGLQLGTNAKAALVTRGLTEMVRIGVHWGGKKETFYGLSGLGDLLATCNSPLSRNYQVGYQLACGKTLAEILAHLQGTAEGINTTKVLMQRSKQQNISTPITEQVYRLLQGEVTPRQALEELMLRDIKPEYH, from the coding sequence ATGACTAATTCCAAATCAGTAGTAATTCTGGGTACGGGTGCTTGGGGAAGTGCTTTGGCAACTTTGGCATCAACGAATGGTCACAAAGTCCATGTTTGGTCGCGTCGGGGTTCCAAAACTTTGGCGGAGGTATTAGAGGGTGCTGATATAATCCTTTCAGCAGTTTCGATGAAGGGTGTAAGAGATGTTGTTTCTGGGCTGAAGTCTTTATCCCTTTCTCCAGAAATAATTTTTGTCACGGCAACGAAAGGTTTAGATCCTCAAACCACCTGCACGCCTTCACAAATTTGGCAAGAAGCTTTTCCCCATCATCCAATAGTGGTGCTTTCCGGGCCGAATTTATCTGCCGAAATTCAACAGGAATTACCAGCTGCAACGGTAGTTGCCAGCAGCGTTATCAGTGCTGCTGAGGATGTGCAGCTAGTATTTTCCTCTCATCGTTTCCGGGTTTATACCAATACGGACACCTTAGGAGTAGAACTAGGGGGAACACTGAAGAATGTGATTGCGATCGCTGCGGGTGTGTGTGATGGTTTGCAGTTGGGAACTAATGCCAAAGCTGCTTTAGTTACCCGTGGTTTAACAGAAATGGTTCGTATTGGTGTGCATTGGGGTGGAAAAAAGGAAACATTTTACGGTTTGTCTGGTTTAGGCGATTTGCTTGCTACTTGTAACAGTCCTTTGAGTCGCAATTATCAAGTTGGTTATCAACTAGCCTGTGGTAAAACTTTGGCAGAAATTCTTGCTCATTTGCAAGGAACAGCTGAGGGCATCAATACGACTAAAGTATTAATGCAGCGATCCAAGCAGCAAAACATTTCCACGCCAATTACCGAGCAGGTTTATCGTTTACTTCAGGGTGAAGTTACTCCCCGACAAGCGCTTGAAGAACTAATGCTGCGAGACATCAAGCCGGAATATCACTAG
- the sigC gene encoding RNA polymerase sigma factor SigC, whose product MPATSFYADAAYETQQSPQMFDSDITIDESELPLDDLEELEMVSTDPASFAPSVNRRSTDLVRLYLQEIGRVRLLGRDEEVSEAQKVQRYLRLRIVLSNAAKQGDEIVAPYLRIIEIQERLASELGHRPSIERWARAAGVDVFELKQTLGQGKRRWAEVAKLTVEELEKIQSDGLQSKEHMIKANLRLVVSVAKKYQNRGLELLDLVQEGTLGLERAVEKFDPTKGYRFSTYAYWWIRQGITRAIATSSRTIRLPVHITEKLNKIKKAQRKIAQEKGRTPTLEDLAQELEMTPAQVREVLLRVPRSVSLETKVGKDKDTELGELLETDGVTPEDMLMRESLQKDLQHLLADLTSRERDVILMRFGLADGHPYSLAEIGRALDLSRERVRQIESKALQKLRQPKRRNLIRDYLESLS is encoded by the coding sequence ATGCCAGCAACATCTTTTTACGCAGACGCCGCCTACGAAACCCAACAGTCACCCCAGATGTTTGACTCAGATATCACAATTGATGAGAGTGAACTGCCGCTAGACGATCTGGAAGAGTTGGAGATGGTTTCTACCGATCCGGCTAGTTTCGCTCCTAGCGTTAACCGTCGCAGCACAGACTTGGTACGTCTATATCTTCAGGAAATTGGTCGGGTTAGACTGTTAGGACGGGATGAAGAAGTTTCAGAAGCTCAAAAAGTCCAGCGCTACTTGCGGTTGCGGATAGTTTTGTCTAATGCTGCCAAGCAGGGAGATGAAATAGTTGCACCGTATCTGCGCATCATTGAAATTCAGGAGCGTTTGGCATCGGAACTGGGACATCGTCCTTCTATAGAACGGTGGGCTCGTGCTGCTGGTGTGGACGTGTTCGAGCTCAAGCAAACTTTAGGACAGGGAAAACGTCGCTGGGCTGAAGTGGCTAAGTTGACTGTGGAGGAACTGGAGAAAATTCAAAGTGACGGACTCCAGTCTAAAGAACACATGATTAAAGCCAATCTCCGCCTGGTGGTATCAGTTGCTAAGAAGTATCAAAATCGTGGTTTGGAATTATTAGATTTAGTCCAAGAAGGCACTTTGGGCTTGGAGCGAGCTGTGGAAAAATTTGATCCCACTAAGGGATATCGCTTCAGCACTTATGCTTATTGGTGGATTCGTCAAGGTATCACGCGGGCGATCGCTACTTCTAGCCGCACAATTCGTCTGCCGGTTCACATTACAGAAAAGTTAAACAAAATTAAAAAAGCTCAACGTAAAATCGCTCAAGAAAAAGGTCGCACTCCAACTCTGGAAGACTTGGCACAAGAATTAGAAATGACACCTGCTCAGGTGCGAGAAGTTTTGTTAAGAGTTCCCCGCTCTGTTTCTTTAGAAACCAAAGTTGGTAAGGATAAGGACACAGAATTGGGCGAATTGCTCGAAACTGATGGTGTGACGCCAGAGGATATGTTAATGCGAGAATCTTTACAAAAAGATTTACAGCACCTTTTGGCAGATTTAACCAGTCGCGAACGGGATGTAATTTTGATGCGGTTTGGCTTGGCAGATGGACATCCTTACTCGCTAGCGGAAATTGGACGCGCTCTTGACTTATCCAGGGAACGAGTTCGTCAAATTGAATCAAAAGCACTACAGAAGTTGCGCCAACCCAAGCGCCGTAATCTGATTCGCGACTATTTGGAATCCCTTAGTTGA
- a CDS encoding transcriptional repressor encodes MTVYSATSLKAELNERGWRLTPQRETILHIFQDLPQGEHLSAEDLYHRLETKGEGISLSTIYRTLKLMARMGILRELELGEGHKHYELNQPYPHHHHHLICIRCNTTIEFKNDSILKIGAKTAQKEGYHLLDCQLSIHAICPKCQRSLMPV; translated from the coding sequence ATGACGGTTTACAGCGCTACTTCACTTAAGGCAGAATTGAACGAACGAGGCTGGCGTTTAACTCCCCAGCGAGAAACAATTCTACACATTTTTCAGGATCTTCCGCAAGGAGAACATCTCAGTGCAGAGGATTTGTATCATCGACTAGAAACCAAAGGAGAAGGAATTAGTCTGTCAACTATTTATCGAACTTTGAAGTTGATGGCACGGATGGGGATTTTGCGGGAATTAGAGTTGGGAGAAGGTCATAAACATTATGAATTAAATCAGCCTTACCCCCATCATCACCATCACCTGATTTGTATCAGGTGTAATACTACCATCGAGTTCAAAAACGACTCCATTTTAAAAATTGGTGCGAAAACTGCTCAAAAAGAGGGTTATCACCTGCTTGATTGCCAACTATCAATTCATGCTATCTGTCCGAAGTGCCAACGGTCTTTGATGCCTGTGTAA
- a CDS encoding peptidoglycan-binding protein encodes MDNLAYLYVASAYEEPLQNELINFNSLLKSAPAPDWRRLSGKAWKYMLPLLVTLSTLSAVTSVLALERGDQGPSVRSLQQRLKNAGFYQASITQVYDFDTEAAVRSFQKAAGLQVNGIAGSTTLQKLENWQKGTVKAQSKKTSTASTQIKKVNNTNTQSKKTSTVKTQSQVARTVSNKAQTVNTLNASTNNKRRSPNLLQKGDEGEQVRILQERLRIAGFYFGQSTGIFGPITEEAVKRFQVAYRLDVDGVVGPNTLRKLPPLGVGGTQEVAKPVKQRDNLSQGDRGEPVRVLQEQLIQAGYLQGEPNGYYGPYTADAVRRFQADNFLAVSGIAGPTTRAKLHNTVKTAAKSEFEVLEIQRRLRDRGFYKGVLNGVMGDETKRAIKLAQEFYGISLSDVRSGRF; translated from the coding sequence ATGGACAATCTTGCATATTTGTACGTAGCTTCTGCCTACGAAGAACCCTTACAGAATGAATTGATTAATTTCAATTCTTTGTTAAAGAGCGCACCAGCGCCTGACTGGAGACGACTCTCTGGTAAGGCTTGGAAGTATATGCTGCCCTTGCTCGTTACCCTGTCTACTCTCAGTGCTGTCACTAGTGTTTTAGCATTAGAAAGAGGAGATCAAGGCCCTTCTGTCCGCTCTTTGCAACAAAGACTAAAGAATGCAGGCTTTTATCAAGCTTCAATTACACAAGTCTACGACTTTGATACCGAAGCTGCTGTCCGTAGTTTCCAAAAAGCAGCTGGTTTGCAAGTAAATGGTATCGCTGGATCAACAACTTTACAAAAATTAGAGAACTGGCAGAAAGGTACGGTTAAAGCCCAAAGCAAAAAAACTAGTACTGCAAGTACTCAAATTAAAAAAGTTAATAATACCAATACCCAAAGCAAAAAAACCAGCACTGTAAAAACCCAAAGCCAAGTTGCCAGAACTGTAAGCAACAAAGCTCAAACAGTAAATACTCTGAATGCTTCTACTAACAATAAGCGTCGTAGCCCCAATTTATTACAAAAAGGCGACGAAGGTGAACAAGTTAGGATTTTGCAAGAACGTTTGCGAATAGCGGGTTTTTATTTTGGTCAATCTACTGGTATATTTGGCCCAATTACAGAAGAAGCTGTCAAAAGATTTCAAGTAGCTTACAGATTAGATGTTGATGGTGTTGTAGGACCTAATACTCTCCGCAAATTGCCCCCATTGGGTGTTGGTGGCACACAAGAAGTTGCCAAACCAGTTAAACAAAGAGATAATCTCAGCCAAGGCGATCGCGGTGAGCCAGTTAGAGTTCTTCAAGAACAGTTAATCCAAGCCGGTTATTTGCAGGGAGAGCCAAATGGCTACTACGGGCCTTATACTGCGGATGCAGTCAGGCGTTTTCAAGCTGATAATTTCCTGGCAGTAAGTGGTATTGCAGGGCCAACTACCAGAGCCAAATTACATAATACCGTCAAGACTGCTGCTAAGAGTGAATTTGAAGTTTTGGAAATCCAAAGACGACTGCGCGATCGCGGCTTTTATAAAGGCGTTCTCAATGGCGTCATGGGAGATGAAACCAAGCGAGCCATTAAACTAGCTCAAGAGTTTTATGGTATTAGCTTGAGTGATGTTAGAAGCGGACGCTTCTAA
- the cobN gene encoding cobaltochelatase subunit CobN produces the protein MHRISAISVGWSPQSEGVRFLEQTPAPIVFLTAADTDIQTLAQAVSKLPPSFPALRVANLLSLQHQIDIDTYAEQILELAQVIILRLLGGRSYWAYGLEVVREIVQRHGTTLIVIPGDDALDPDLISHSTLPLNTVNKIWRYFLEGGVENIVNALKFIADTCQFSSFNPPPPQPVYRVGLYEWQENGGDRGETEISSKLEIPSSSHLPSPTLPKVGILFYRAHYLAGNTKVIDALCEALAKRNLEPVPVFVSSLRETDVQDELSEFFQPKDSEQIALLLNTTSFSLARLETETPQIALWQKLDVPVLQAILSSGSVQQWQSTFQGLSPRDIAMNVALPEVDGRIISRAISFKALQKRHPQLETDVVVYEPVRDRIEFVADLAANWVRLRSKPPEQRRVALILANYPTRDGRLANGVGLDTPASCVEILKSLQMEGYHVENILKSSHELIHNLLSGVTNDPEGKELRQVRQSVSWQEYQEYFASLPEVVQQSICERWEIACEDAETIRRGDAERKQFPVSPCPRVPVSSLFPIPGIQLGNIFVGIQPARGYDVDPSLNYHAPDLEPTHAYLAFYYWVREYFGADAVVHVGKHGNLEWLPGKSVALSGDCYPEVALGALPHLYPFIVNDPGEGSQAKRRAQAVIVDHLTPPLTRAELYGGLQQLENLIDEYYEAESLNPERLPAICDRIQELVIKENLHLDLKVANSSSLMANSQEQLTISNQPLAINNIDGYLCELKEAQIRDGLHIFGQCPTGRQLRDLIVAIARHPNRHQIGFTRALAQDLGLDFDPLTADFSTELSAISQQVLLAKYQRTCRTVGDAVEVLEAHAAELIENLLSPTSGRSQGTAPTPPLSSALDWIRLRLIPSLQQTHQEITHLLRGLDGKYVPSAPAGAPTRGRPEVLPTGKNFYSVDIRAIPTEIAWDIGRKAAETLIEVYTQANGEYPKTLALSVWGTATMRTGGDDIAEALALIGVQPVWDGAARRVVDFEILPLSVLGRPRVDVTLRISGFFRDAFPNLIDLFNQAVAAVAALDEPPEQNPLAAQIQKETEFWTTQGLSQQQAQARSHYRIFGSKPGAYGAGLQGLIESQNWTDEEDLARAYINWSCYAYTSIGGGEGISSPEAFERRLQQMQIVLHNQDNREHDLLDSDDYYQFQGGLTAAIRSLQGKNPQTYFGDHSIPAKPRVRQLKEEIARVYRSRVVNPKWIAGVMRHGYKGAFEMAATVDYLFAYDATAKCVEDYMYEGIAQAYLFDPTVSEFIQSKNPYALRDIAERLLEAFKRGFWQDVSIQTLENLRNLIHQAEAVIEQKSVV, from the coding sequence ATGCATCGTATTAGTGCCATATCGGTAGGGTGGAGTCCTCAATCAGAAGGCGTTAGATTTTTAGAACAAACTCCTGCTCCTATTGTATTTCTTACAGCGGCTGATACCGACATTCAAACTTTGGCACAGGCAGTTTCTAAGTTGCCTCCTAGTTTCCCTGCATTAAGAGTTGCAAACCTATTAAGCTTGCAGCATCAAATAGATATAGATACCTATGCCGAGCAAATTTTGGAGCTTGCCCAAGTAATTATTCTGCGACTATTAGGAGGACGTTCCTACTGGGCTTATGGGTTAGAAGTAGTGCGGGAAATTGTCCAACGTCATGGTACAACCCTAATTGTAATACCAGGGGATGATGCTTTAGATCCCGATTTAATATCTCACTCTACTCTACCTTTGAATACTGTTAATAAAATATGGCGCTATTTCCTTGAAGGTGGCGTAGAAAATATTGTTAACGCTCTCAAATTTATTGCCGATACTTGCCAATTTAGTTCATTTAATCCACCGCCTCCCCAGCCAGTTTACCGCGTTGGGTTATATGAATGGCAGGAAAATGGGGGAGATAGGGGAGAGACGGAGATAAGTTCCAAGCTCGAAATTCCAAGTTCCAGTCATCTCCCTTCCCCAACTCTTCCCAAAGTAGGTATTCTCTTCTATCGCGCCCATTATCTCGCGGGAAATACTAAAGTCATTGATGCTCTGTGCGAAGCATTGGCAAAGCGAAATTTAGAACCAGTGCCAGTTTTTGTTTCTTCGTTGCGTGAAACCGATGTTCAAGATGAGTTGAGCGAGTTTTTCCAACCCAAAGACTCTGAACAAATAGCTCTGCTATTGAATACAACCAGCTTTTCTCTAGCACGCTTAGAAACAGAAACACCCCAAATTGCCCTGTGGCAAAAATTGGATGTGCCTGTTTTACAGGCGATTCTCAGCAGTGGTTCGGTGCAACAGTGGCAGTCTACATTCCAAGGACTTTCACCCCGCGATATCGCCATGAATGTGGCGCTGCCAGAAGTCGATGGACGTATTATTAGCCGGGCTATATCTTTTAAGGCACTACAAAAACGCCATCCGCAGTTAGAAACGGATGTGGTTGTTTATGAACCTGTGCGCGATCGCATTGAATTTGTCGCTGATTTAGCAGCCAACTGGGTACGCCTGCGCTCCAAGCCACCCGAACAACGTCGCGTTGCTTTGATTTTAGCGAATTACCCCACCCGTGATGGACGCTTGGCTAACGGTGTAGGACTTGATACACCAGCAAGTTGTGTAGAAATCCTTAAGTCTTTACAGATGGAAGGATATCATGTGGAAAATATACTTAAGTCTAGTCATGAATTAATACATAATCTTCTTAGTGGAGTAACAAACGATCCAGAAGGTAAGGAATTACGTCAAGTGCGACAAAGTGTTTCTTGGCAAGAGTATCAGGAGTATTTTGCTTCTTTACCGGAAGTTGTGCAGCAGAGTATCTGTGAGCGGTGGGAAATAGCTTGTGAAGACGCAGAGACAATCAGACGCGGGGACGCGGAGAGAAAACAGTTCCCCGTGTCCCCGTGTCCCCGTGTCCCCGTGTCCTCTTTATTCCCCATTCCCGGTATTCAACTCGGCAACATCTTTGTGGGAATTCAGCCGGCGCGTGGGTATGATGTCGATCCCAGTTTGAATTATCATGCACCGGATTTGGAACCAACTCACGCTTATTTAGCTTTTTATTATTGGGTGAGAGAATATTTTGGTGCGGATGCGGTAGTTCATGTGGGGAAGCATGGAAATTTGGAATGGTTACCAGGTAAAAGTGTGGCGTTATCTGGTGATTGTTATCCAGAAGTTGCTTTGGGAGCGCTTCCTCATTTGTACCCGTTTATTGTCAACGATCCTGGTGAGGGTTCGCAAGCCAAACGTCGCGCTCAAGCTGTAATTGTGGATCACCTGACGCCACCACTAACGCGAGCAGAACTATACGGTGGTTTGCAACAGTTGGAAAATTTAATTGATGAGTATTATGAAGCAGAAAGTTTAAATCCGGAACGTTTGCCTGCAATTTGCGATCGCATCCAGGAACTAGTTATCAAAGAAAATCTTCATCTCGATTTAAAAGTGGCTAATAGTTCATCACTAATGGCTAATAGCCAAGAACAATTAACAATTAGCAATCAACCATTAGCCATTAACAACATTGATGGTTATCTTTGCGAGTTAAAAGAAGCTCAGATCCGCGATGGTTTGCATATTTTTGGGCAATGTCCAACTGGAAGACAACTGCGGGATTTAATTGTCGCGATCGCTCGTCATCCCAATCGCCATCAAATCGGATTCACCCGTGCTCTAGCTCAAGATTTAGGCTTAGATTTCGATCCTCTCACAGCAGATTTCAGCACAGAATTATCAGCAATTAGCCAGCAAGTTTTACTCGCAAAATATCAACGCACCTGTCGTACCGTCGGTGACGCGGTTGAAGTTTTAGAAGCACACGCCGCAGAACTCATAGAAAATCTATTATCTCCCACTTCAGGGCGCTCCCAAGGCACTGCCCCTACCCCCCCCCTCTCTTCCGCCCTCGACTGGATACGCTTGCGTCTAATTCCTTCGCTGCAACAAACTCACCAAGAAATCACCCACTTATTGCGCGGGCTGGATGGTAAATATGTTCCTAGCGCTCCTGCTGGCGCACCGACGCGGGGACGTCCGGAAGTTTTACCAACGGGTAAAAATTTTTATTCAGTAGATATTCGTGCTATTCCGACAGAAATAGCCTGGGATATTGGCAGGAAAGCTGCTGAAACTCTGATTGAGGTTTATACCCAAGCAAATGGAGAGTATCCAAAAACACTTGCGTTATCAGTGTGGGGAACTGCTACAATGCGGACTGGAGGTGATGACATTGCCGAAGCACTAGCTTTAATAGGTGTACAGCCTGTTTGGGATGGTGCCGCACGACGAGTAGTAGATTTTGAAATTTTGCCACTTTCAGTATTAGGACGTCCCCGCGTAGACGTTACTTTGCGAATTTCTGGTTTTTTCCGGGATGCTTTTCCCAATTTGATTGATTTATTTAATCAAGCAGTGGCAGCAGTAGCAGCATTAGATGAACCACCAGAACAAAACCCTTTAGCAGCACAAATTCAAAAAGAAACAGAATTTTGGACAACACAGGGTTTGAGTCAACAACAAGCCCAAGCGCGATCGCACTACCGCATCTTTGGTTCTAAACCAGGTGCTTACGGTGCTGGGCTACAAGGCTTAATTGAATCGCAAAATTGGACAGATGAGGAGGATTTAGCACGTGCTTACATTAACTGGAGTTGCTATGCTTACACATCAATAGGAGGAGGAGAAGGAATATCATCTCCAGAAGCATTCGAGAGGCGATTGCAGCAAATGCAAATAGTACTGCACAATCAAGACAATCGTGAACACGATTTACTCGATTCGGATGATTATTACCAATTTCAAGGTGGATTAACCGCAGCAATACGTTCTTTACAAGGGAAGAATCCCCAAACTTATTTTGGCGATCATTCTATTCCTGCCAAACCGCGAGTTCGTCAACTAAAAGAAGAAATTGCTAGGGTATATCGTTCTCGTGTCGTCAATCCCAAATGGATAGCTGGAGTCATGCGCCACGGTTACAAAGGTGCATTTGAAATGGCGGCAACAGTAGATTATTTATTTGCCTACGATGCGACAGCTAAATGTGTAGAAGACTATATGTATGAAGGAATAGCCCAAGCTTACTTGTTTGATCCTACTGTCAGTGAATTCATCCAGAGTAAAAACCCCTACGCTCTGCGTGATATTGCTGAAAGATTACTGGAAGCATTTAAACGCGGCTTCTGGCAGGATGTCAGTATACAAACTTTGGAAAATTTGAGAAACTTAATTCATCAAGCTGAAGCAGTTATCGAACAAAAATCCGTGGTGTAG
- a CDS encoding GAF domain-containing sensor histidine kinase, with product MLNSPDLSFSRTLPLDVFNQLGELLEQMAQAVENRALVLTEAVLATIHTPKEWQTQRFAVVISEGFSVLMVGSPQQEQQGQPHPDATPVNGTTTRFIQEQSFKENFPHKEPPDLTESIEIPTCQPFSDSLWNVELTFDIEAIASFMVELRDVFERDSQTYQNIEHYRQLLAPNDGKLQSQFTLLLLNYFLPQPGQELTKPQAAIFSSVSICQPVEDALQKQLAQERLLNQVTTQIRQSLDISVILVTAIEQVREFLELDRLVICKLPSLKGVKLFNPAECFNPPVLQASSQSNPLLGTPNTINHTLVGIKKEVFPSNQSPISSTQSSSSTPNFSEVNKILEFSSFSSLFSHSGCVIYESRASDTIPSVLLSKQDNCFTLNSSCWNKYQQGFTLAVDDVEKTYALEECLLSFLRNIQVRAKFVAPIVFEDKLWGLLIAHQCHAPYSWSESEKSLLTSVAEQLAIAIHQSELTRSLTQEKQTLEQRVIERTVALHDALVAAEAASRLRSEFLATISHELLTPLTYVIGMSSTLLRWSFGELNERQRDYLQTIHDSGEHLLEMINDILELSQIEAGKAVLNITEFSLVDIAETTIASLLEKATSQQVNLRLDLPLDRQRDRFIADVRRVEQILWNLLSNAIKFTPEGGNVTLRLWVENDTAVFQVEDTGIGIPKEQLPLLFEKFHQLDPPYRRRYEGTGLGLALTKQLIELHRGRIEVESTVGVGSIFTVWIPIQPKPVLS from the coding sequence ATGCTTAATTCTCCTGATTTGAGCTTTTCTCGAACCTTGCCTTTGGATGTATTTAATCAGCTTGGCGAATTGTTAGAACAGATGGCTCAAGCAGTGGAAAACAGAGCTTTGGTATTGACAGAAGCTGTACTTGCGACAATTCATACACCAAAGGAGTGGCAGACACAAAGATTTGCGGTTGTTATTTCTGAGGGGTTTAGTGTGTTGATGGTGGGTTCTCCACAACAGGAGCAGCAGGGGCAACCTCACCCCGATGCCACCCCCGTCAATGGAACGACAACTCGCTTCATCCAAGAGCAGTCATTCAAAGAGAATTTTCCACACAAAGAACCTCCGGATTTGACAGAATCAATAGAAATTCCCACGTGCCAGCCTTTTTCAGACTCTTTGTGGAATGTAGAGTTAACATTTGATATTGAGGCGATCGCCTCTTTTATGGTGGAATTGAGGGATGTGTTTGAGCGTGACTCTCAGACATACCAAAATATTGAACATTATCGTCAACTTCTCGCTCCAAATGATGGTAAGCTCCAAAGTCAGTTTACGCTATTATTGTTAAACTATTTTTTGCCGCAGCCAGGTCAAGAACTTACAAAGCCACAAGCTGCTATCTTCTCTTCTGTTTCTATCTGTCAGCCAGTGGAAGATGCTCTGCAAAAACAACTTGCTCAAGAGCGGCTCTTAAACCAGGTAACAACTCAAATCCGGCAAAGTTTAGACATATCTGTGATTTTAGTAACAGCAATTGAGCAAGTACGGGAGTTTTTGGAATTAGATCGATTGGTAATCTGTAAACTACCTTCTTTAAAAGGAGTTAAGCTTTTCAATCCTGCTGAGTGTTTTAATCCCCCAGTACTTCAAGCTAGTTCACAAAGTAACCCTCTTTTGGGTACACCAAATACTATCAATCACACTTTAGTTGGAATTAAGAAAGAGGTTTTTCCCAGTAACCAATCACCAATATCTAGTACGCAGTCTTCTTCCTCAACTCCGAATTTTAGTGAAGTTAACAAAATTTTAGAATTTTCATCTTTTTCTAGCTTATTTTCGCACTCAGGCTGTGTTATTTACGAGTCCCGTGCGAGTGATACCATTCCTTCAGTATTGTTGAGTAAACAAGACAATTGCTTTACACTGAATTCTTCATGTTGGAATAAGTATCAGCAAGGCTTTACTTTGGCTGTAGACGATGTCGAAAAAACTTACGCCCTAGAAGAGTGTCTTTTGAGCTTTTTAAGGAATATACAAGTACGGGCAAAATTTGTAGCTCCCATTGTATTCGAGGACAAACTTTGGGGACTTTTGATTGCTCATCAGTGCCATGCCCCATACTCATGGAGTGAGAGTGAAAAAAGTTTGCTAACTTCTGTGGCTGAACAATTGGCGATCGCTATTCACCAATCTGAGTTAACGCGATCACTCACTCAGGAAAAACAAACTTTAGAGCAACGAGTCATTGAGCGCACAGTAGCTTTGCACGATGCTTTAGTCGCGGCTGAAGCCGCCAGCCGCCTCAGAAGTGAATTTCTTGCTACCATTAGCCACGAATTACTCACACCTTTGACTTATGTGATTGGTATGTCTTCCACTTTACTACGCTGGTCGTTTGGAGAATTGAACGAGCGGCAACGCGATTATCTACAAACAATCCACGACAGTGGAGAGCATTTATTAGAAATGATTAATGATATTTTGGAGTTATCCCAAATTGAAGCAGGCAAGGCAGTCCTAAATATTACAGAATTTTCTTTAGTGGACATAGCAGAGACTACAATAGCATCGCTTTTAGAAAAAGCCACAAGTCAGCAAGTTAATCTTAGACTGGATTTACCCCTGGATCGACAACGCGATCGCTTTATTGCTGATGTTAGGCGAGTGGAACAAATATTGTGGAATCTTTTAAGTAATGCGATCAAGTTTACACCAGAAGGTGGTAATGTCACTTTACGGCTCTGGGTGGAAAATGATACTGCTGTGTTTCAAGTGGAAGATACTGGCATTGGTATTCCTAAAGAACAGTTGCCACTCCTGTTTGAAAAATTTCATCAACTCGATCCACCCTACCGTCGCCGTTACGAAGGTACAGGGCTGGGTTTGGCATTAACTAAACAACTGATAGAACTACATAGAGGTCGAATTGAAGTAGAATCTACAGTTGGCGTTGGCTCAATTTTTACTGTATGGATACCAATCCAGCCAAAACCAGTCTTGAGTTAG